The Mastacembelus armatus chromosome 9, fMasArm1.2, whole genome shotgun sequence genome contains a region encoding:
- the slc39a14 gene encoding metal cation symporter ZIP14 isoform X2 — protein MLIWCPHGRSKTTILLLQAQLMLVLALGVLLCPLGLVMGQGKSQTQSPAQVLQDLLNRYGDNGTITVPQLRFLLTLLSHGHSNSSDVNKSQTTTPPNSSKCLPADTLEIYSLSEQSRLDGQGLQELCPTMLQQLNAGTCKVQKQEELSSETSPRPSDAEVWGFSFLSVTVISVFSLTGVCIVPLMKTRFMKYAFSFFIALAIGTLYSTAILQLLPEAFGFDPMEDFYVSKSAVVFGGFYLFFFTEKVLKVLLKQKNGSHGHSHYPGTDHYSKHNRDVEEGEKEKLQQNGEASSLTLGKVDAGEGELMLSPAQTPQVSQSPDSGGRSASSAGGCYWLKGTTYSDIGTLAWMITLSDGLHNFIDGLAIGASFTASVFQGISTSVAILCEEFPHELGDFVILLNAGMSIQQALFFNFLSACCCYLGMGFGILAGNSFSPNWIFALAGGMFLYIALADMFPEMNEVSREEENAGGSSFLLTFAIQNAGLLTGFSIMLLLTTFSGHIQLG, from the exons ATGCTTATCTGGTGCCCTCATGGCCGGAGCAAAaccaccatcctcctcctccaggctCAGCTGATGCTGGTCCTGGCCCTGGGTGTCCTGCTCTGCCCATTGGGCTTAGTGATGGGTCAGGGCAAGAGTCAGACCCAGTCTCCTGCCCAGGTGCTCCAGGATCTGCTGAACCGCTACGGGGACAACGGCACCATCACAGTGCCCCAGCTGCGATTTCTGCTCACCCTGCTCAGCCATggtcacagcaacagcagcgATGTGAATAAGTCACAAACAACTACACCTCCCAACAGCTCCAAG tgcCTGCCTGCAGACACACTGGAGATCTACAGCCTCAGCGAGCAGTCACGATTGGATGGGCAGGGTTTGCAGGAGCTGTGCCCCACTATGCTGCAGCAGTTGAATGCTGGTACCTGTAAGGTGCAAAAACAGGAGGAGCTGAGCAGTGAGACCTCCCCCAGGCCCTCAGATGCCGAAG TGTGGGGCTTTTCTTTCCTGAGTGTGACAGTGATCAGTGTCTTCTCCCTCACCGGCGTCTGCATCGTGCCTCTAATGAAGACGCGTTTTATGAAATACGCATTCTCCTTTTTCATCGCTCTTGCCATTGGCACGCTGTACTCCACTGCCATCCTGCAGCTCCTGCCAGAG GCCTTTGGTTTTGATCCTATGGAAGATTTCTATGTGTCCAAGTCTGCAGTGGTGTTTGGAGGCTTTtacctcttcttcttcactgaaaAGGTTCTGAAAGTACTTCTCAAACAGAAAAATGGG agccACGGTCACAGTCATTACCCTGGTACAGACCATTACTCGAAGCACAACAGGGACGTGGAGGAGGGTGAgaaggagaagctgcagcagaacGGAGAAGCGAGCAGTCTGACTCTGGGCAAGGTGGACGCAGGGGAGGGGGAGCTCATGCTCAGCCCTGCACAGACACCACAG GTCTCTCAGAGCCCAGACAGTGGGGGGCGCTCCGCCAGCAGCGCAGGTGGCTGCTATTGGCTGAAGGGAACAACCTACTCTGACATCGGCACACTGGCCTGGATGATCACCCTGAGTGACGGCCTCCATAACTTTATCGACGGCTTGGCCATTGGGGCCTCGTTCACAGCCTCTGTCTTCCAGGGCATCAGCACCTCAGTGGCCATCCTGTGTGAGGAGTTCCCCCATGAGCTGG GAGACTTTGTGATCCTGCTGAACGCTGGCATGAGCATACAGCAGGCTCTCTTCTTTAacttcctgtctgcctgttGCTGTTACCTGGGCATGGGCTTTGGCATCTTGGCCGGCAACAGCTTCTCCCCTAACTGGATCTTCGCCCTGGCAGGAGGAATGTTCCTCTACATTGCTCTGGCAGACATG
- the slc39a14 gene encoding metal cation symporter ZIP14 isoform X1, translating into MLIWCPHGRSKTTILLLQAQLMLVLALGVLLCPLGLVMGQGKSQTQSPAQVLQDLLNRYGDNGTITVPQLRFLLTLLSHGHSNSSDVNKSQTTTPPNSSKCLPADTLEIYSLSEQSRLDGQGLQELCPTMLQQLNAGTCKVQKQEELSSETSPRPSDAEVWGYGILCVTLISLCSLVGASVVPFMKKTFYKRLLLYFIALAIGTLYSNALFQLIPEAFGFDPMEDFYVSKSAVVFGGFYLFFFTEKVLKVLLKQKNGSHGHSHYPGTDHYSKHNRDVEEGEKEKLQQNGEASSLTLGKVDAGEGELMLSPAQTPQVSQSPDSGGRSASSAGGCYWLKGTTYSDIGTLAWMITLSDGLHNFIDGLAIGASFTASVFQGISTSVAILCEEFPHELGDFVILLNAGMSIQQALFFNFLSACCCYLGMGFGILAGNSFSPNWIFALAGGMFLYIALADMFPEMNEVSREEENAGGSSFLLTFAIQNAGLLTGFSIMLLLTTFSGHIQLG; encoded by the exons ATGCTTATCTGGTGCCCTCATGGCCGGAGCAAAaccaccatcctcctcctccaggctCAGCTGATGCTGGTCCTGGCCCTGGGTGTCCTGCTCTGCCCATTGGGCTTAGTGATGGGTCAGGGCAAGAGTCAGACCCAGTCTCCTGCCCAGGTGCTCCAGGATCTGCTGAACCGCTACGGGGACAACGGCACCATCACAGTGCCCCAGCTGCGATTTCTGCTCACCCTGCTCAGCCATggtcacagcaacagcagcgATGTGAATAAGTCACAAACAACTACACCTCCCAACAGCTCCAAG tgcCTGCCTGCAGACACACTGGAGATCTACAGCCTCAGCGAGCAGTCACGATTGGATGGGCAGGGTTTGCAGGAGCTGTGCCCCACTATGCTGCAGCAGTTGAATGCTGGTACCTGTAAGGTGCAAAAACAGGAGGAGCTGAGCAGTGAGACCTCCCCCAGGCCCTCAGATGCCGAAG TGTGGGGTTATGGGATCCTGTGTGTCACACTGATCTCTCTGTGTTCGCTGGTCGGGGCGAGCGTGGTGCCCTTCATGAAGAAAACCTTTTACAAGCGCCTGCTGCTCTACTTCATAGCCCTGGCCATTGGCACGCTCTACTCCAACGCTCTGTTTCAGCTCATCCCAGAG GCCTTTGGTTTTGATCCTATGGAAGATTTCTATGTGTCCAAGTCTGCAGTGGTGTTTGGAGGCTTTtacctcttcttcttcactgaaaAGGTTCTGAAAGTACTTCTCAAACAGAAAAATGGG agccACGGTCACAGTCATTACCCTGGTACAGACCATTACTCGAAGCACAACAGGGACGTGGAGGAGGGTGAgaaggagaagctgcagcagaacGGAGAAGCGAGCAGTCTGACTCTGGGCAAGGTGGACGCAGGGGAGGGGGAGCTCATGCTCAGCCCTGCACAGACACCACAG GTCTCTCAGAGCCCAGACAGTGGGGGGCGCTCCGCCAGCAGCGCAGGTGGCTGCTATTGGCTGAAGGGAACAACCTACTCTGACATCGGCACACTGGCCTGGATGATCACCCTGAGTGACGGCCTCCATAACTTTATCGACGGCTTGGCCATTGGGGCCTCGTTCACAGCCTCTGTCTTCCAGGGCATCAGCACCTCAGTGGCCATCCTGTGTGAGGAGTTCCCCCATGAGCTGG GAGACTTTGTGATCCTGCTGAACGCTGGCATGAGCATACAGCAGGCTCTCTTCTTTAacttcctgtctgcctgttGCTGTTACCTGGGCATGGGCTTTGGCATCTTGGCCGGCAACAGCTTCTCCCCTAACTGGATCTTCGCCCTGGCAGGAGGAATGTTCCTCTACATTGCTCTGGCAGACATG